The segment TTGAGCTTTTAATTTTGCTTCAATGGAAATATAAGTGCTCAGGCTCAAAGTTGGCTGACGAGAAAGAATCCAAGCATATTTAAGACTTGGATCGCCAACCACCGCATAAGAGTAGTTAGGTCCCAAATCCAAGATCCAATAATTTCCACCAAAGCTGAAGATCCAATCGATGAACTTTACGAAAGTCACTTTAAGCTTCGAGTTGCTTTTGCTATCAACGACTTTGGCTCTTCCTTCAGCCACAGAACGAGCCCCCGACTTTGTATCGCAGGAATTCAGAACCTTGATAAAACCCCTATCGGCCATTGAGTACTCAGCCGTTGTGTTGCCAACACATTGTTTTTGGAAACTTTGAGGAATACTTGCCACCTCATACCATTTGCCAATGTATTTATTTAGATCCACAGAAGGCACTGTCGTCGGTTCTGCAAAACCAGCCGAAGCAAAGCCCATAACAAGAACGGAAAGAATAAATTTTTTCATAACAGCT is part of the Bdellovibrio svalbardensis genome and harbors:
- a CDS encoding lipocalin family protein codes for the protein MKKFILSVLVMGFASAGFAEPTTVPSVDLNKYIGKWYEVASIPQSFQKQCVGNTTAEYSMADRGFIKVLNSCDTKSGARSVAEGRAKVVDSKSNSKLKVTFVKFIDWIFSFGGNYWILDLGPNYSYAVVGDPSLKYAWILSRQPTLSLSTYISIEAKLKAQGYDTCSILTSVQTGGFSKRQPLCEVVKNPKDIVDTAVAAGNFKTLLAGIQMAGLEETLRSEGPFTVFFPTDEAFAKVGEETLNKILADESLLTQILTYHVVAGEKLAQDIAKAGRLETVNGKLVQFTVANGEAFINGAKLVVTNIQTANGVIHVLDSVLIP